DNA sequence from the Salmo trutta unplaced genomic scaffold, fSalTru1.1, whole genome shotgun sequence genome:
AGCACAGACAGCATCTTCATATACGTCCACAGACTCATGCATCACTATATTGATTTCGAGGTGCATGCCATCAATACACAATCCAAACTCAATTTGAATTAGGTTATGTAATGCAATGTTCCCATGGCCTTTTTGCACGTAAAACAAGGCTACATCTGGTGTATTAGCAGTAGCACACGTGATCATCTGCATGGATATGACTTAAACGAAGCCTATGGGCTATACGGTAGAGATGTGACCAAATATAACAGATATCCACATTCCGACGTATTTGCCATATCAATTAACGTAATGCAGTTGAAATAAGTTATATTCCAACTGAACGCTGTCAAACAACACCAATAATTACAGACAGCCTAgtagtaaaaaaatatttgatgcaTATcttaaaacaaaccaaaaaacagAGTGGTAGGGAATGGCAAGTGCAATAACCTTCAACACAGCCGTGTACATCTCACTGATTTTAAACAACGGTTTCGCTTGAGGGCTGGCGCTTCACACACGCATCAAACACCAATGTATTCATTGTTTTCTGTGTCATTTGGCACGGTAAAAAGCTCCGCTGCGGTTTTGAATGATCCTGTGCTATGAACTATGAGTTGAAAgtatatgtgtttttttttttttactatagcCTACTTGAGGGAAACAATGGGTTCAGCTGCTTATTGCAAGGAGCAATTGTCAGGGGACAGTTAAACGCAATTACTGTAACCGGGCTGAATAAAAAAAATTTGCCAAGAACAAAAATACACCCGGGCGTATATGAACCActgaataaaaaaattaaaagataTGAATACAAATCGACATGAAGCGtatcaaatatttatttttttctgggCAACAAAGGACTATAATACATTGACAGGCATGGGAACTATTGCCAGCAGAGGTCTATACAATACAGCTAAAACCGCCTCCAATTTGGACATACAAGATATCAGGTGGTCCCAAATGTTTTGAATTTCTTcgaacataaaaaaaaataatctaaagACAATATCCATTTATTGCTTTTATGGTGCTTCAAGGGAAGAACAAGAGGTGAGACGTATTCTGATTGGCACAACACATAAAATCTTGTATAAAAACAAGAAAGTAGAAACACAAAAGAGTTCTTATCAGGATATCGCGTATGctcttttcaacaacaaaaaaaacggaaTAGAATAAGGATGATAGAGAGAAAAATTGAGGTTTATTTCTATTACATTTGTTCACTTGCTTCAATGTCGCCTCAACATGCTACAAGAGGGCTGAATTGAAATATCCCAGAGAAAAAAAATACCCCAAACTTCTGTTTTCTAAGAACCATAAAACCACATGAAGAACTAACCGAATATTTAAACCCACTAAAACAGGAGGCAacagataaataaaaaataagtttCAACAGACGCACCATATTTACAATTCCCATTAAATtacagataaataaatatatacatacatgaaCACAGATTCCCTTATATAACCGTGAATCGTGTTGAAAGTTCAAGTTGGTCATTTGGAGTGAGAGTCTGCAACTGAAGTCATGACATGTAAATGTGGATTTTTCAAAGTTTATTATTCACAATACTGATAAGAATTCATCCTCTTTTATCTTCTTTTTGTCATACGGTTACAATCGTAAATGGAGATATAATGGTCGCTGGATTTCAGTCCCTTGCAGCTCATAAGAAGAGGGAGCAGGCCTACATAAAAAGTCCTCCATGTGGCAAAGACCTTTCTCTCTCTGGAGCTGTTCCTTTGCGCCTTTCAGCAATTTTTTTCTCATGAATTATGGTGGGCATCTTGCACGTCGCTTTCCGAAAATCCAAAGTTGAATGGTAGTAAAAACAAACATGTAAAATCATTGCGAGATCAGGAAGTGGCCAGTTTACTTGATCAATAGTATCTATATGTATTTATAATATTTATATTGGGCTTTCAGGTGAGAATCACTTTCTGTGCTTCTCGTCTTTGTCTCCGCCTTTAGTGCCACTGTCTGAGTGACTGTTGTTGTTCAGGTACATTTTGTCCATGGCTTTAATCGCCTCGGTCAGATAGTTCTGGAGAGCGGTGAGGGCCGCGCACATGGCCGGGGTCCCGAATCCGTGAGAAATGAGACTGAAATGGGTCAAGCAACTCTGAATCCCTGGCTCAAGAATAGGTTGTGGTCGAGAATTCCCCAAGGGAGTACGGTCCTGGGAAAGCAGGTCTGTGAACTCTTTGCATATTTGCCTAAAAGGGGAGACAATATATGTGTTAATTACAATCATAATTCCAGTCTGCCCCTAATATAAATTCAGTGTAAAAGAGTTGGCTAAAAATGCTATTAATTTGATAGAATTGATATAGTTGTTAGCACAACATTAGTGTGGCCTATGGCATATTTGCTCAAAGTGACGTAGGCTATAGGCTACGTGTGATAGACCTACTGTAGTGTCAAAATGTTTTTATGCAGTGGGGAAAGGTTATGTTGGCGTAGAACCAGCTATGTGTCAATGCAAACGCAATCACAGCAAACAAAATGGTTGCGTGTGGATGAGGCCTGCTCAATCGACCGACCAATGACACAGTACACTCCAGTTTGGAAAGGCTAATATAGGCCAATTCGTCCACGTGTTTTATTTAATGCTCACGCACCACTGTAAACATGTTTGGCATGAATCAAATGAAAAAGAGAGTTGGGATTTTAAATTCAGTTAGTTGACAGGGTGGAATTCCAAAAGTGTTTGTTCATTTGAGCATTTTGTCGCGTGCATAACATCGGGTGGTGACTTCTCCGGCGCATTAGAAGCTAAAATAATTTGACTTTAGTCGATTCATTTTTATCCAATAATTTTTGTTGGTCAGTTGTAATGTGTCACATTCATTCAGAATGCAATTAATTAGTGGGAAAAAAAATACTACAATGTAACCCAAATAGCAATGCCATAAATGTAACACTTCTGAAATCCATGAAAAACCTATTAAAAAGCCTACAACAAACGACCATCCATTTGAGTTTGTGTTTGCAAACACTGTCGATGTAAACATGAGAATGActtgaaaacatttttttggggacaTACGAAATGTGATAACATAACACTTACTTCGTTGCCAATaacatgttttttctttggaCGTGTTCGTTTGGGTCGGAATGCTGGCGGTTTGTATATTCAGCTACTGCTTTGGCTGGAAACTCTGTCTCGCATACATAACCAAAATCTCTGGCAAGATGCACTGCTTCGCCTAAGAAGGAAATAATGGATTGAGTGTATAATATATTGCTCTGAATTGGTGACATCAAATATAGACCAATTAACACTTCCACTTAACAGATGATTAATCTAATGAACGTCTTCGGCCAAAGAGAAGGCCTTATTTCCGTATCCATGTCTAAAGCAGTAGGCTATATAGCACCTGTAGCCTTTCTTCTTTCACATTATGGAACAAAATGAAATGTTATGAATACAAGTCAGGCACCATACGTCCTTTTGAGAGAAGAGTTCACTATCAGGGAAACACTACAAAAATATTACAAATAGCCTCATGTACAACACCATGACATCGATTAGCCATCCCTAAACATTATTGAAAGTCCAGCAGATAATACAACATAGGAAAGCAATTTTAAAAGGCTATATACGTAAATCTCGCTCCGACATACTTTAGCTTTGAGAATTATAGGTTCATTCCATTGAGGTCTGCCTTTTTTGTTGATTTTGGTTTTAATTTCCTGAAACAGTTGGGTTTTTACTGCGGGGCTTCCTGACATAAATCTCAACTCCAGAAGAACGCATGCGCGCCAATTATCGTCAAAGCTCAAGTCCAGTAAACTCCTTTGTCGTTTCCATAAAATGGAGCGGATCAtatacaataacagcacttcagAAAAAAAGCATAGTCTCTTCACTAAATAACCGAGAGCCTtcacccccctcaccccctccctcccttatcGCAAAGAATCATACATTTGTTCAGCCTCATTACCATACAGCACCAAATTTCAATGAAGCACAATGAATATTGCATTCAGTCTTCGGCTGTAATGATTAAGAGGAACCAATGAACCATCCCATGCTTTCACCTTTAAAACCCACAGCTCACCAAATACCACCGCGTTGAATAATAACGGTTCAACTTTGCAAGCAACATTTCTTTATTCAATAGCCAATGCCATCATCACAATACACCGTAAATGACTCATTTATATTATTTCATAGGCTCACAACATATAGTTCCTCCATAGGTCAGTTCCACTTCCATCACAGAGAAAGAACGAGCCCAGTGTAAATAATAGTAGACCAACACCAGTAGCTGTAGCCTAGTAGTGGCCTagtagtagcctaggcctactggtaCTAGCTTAATAATAATAAACGCCTTCTAACAATGATCATGATAACAAGCCACTAAAATAAATCAATATAATAAATCAATCGATCCACTTCTGCCAGAGGTGAAACAGCTCCACACTCCCGCTAGACAATAAATAAGCAAATGCCCATAACCCGGCTTCAACAGCGAGCCTAATTCATCTGGCACAAACTAGGCCAGCAAGGCTAACCGAGTCCTACCTCACAATGTAGTAAGTAGCCTAGCCTTAGGCCCATGCACTTTTACAAAGAGAGGATTGCACACGGGTAGGCTAAATACACAGGCCAATGTTGCGTAAAGCCTCTAGAATAATTACCATCATCATCTCTCTCAAAAATACACAGATATCCTTCATGCATTATTGGTCGGCCCAAATTACACTAACGTACTGATTTCAAATGTTCCCCCTGAAACCGTTCAAAAGCACCTGCTACCGGAACCGGAATTCAGATCATTTACAATGCAACTTACCTTCAACTAGTGACGTCAGCAGGGTAACGTTTGCAGCCTTGCGTCTACCTGCAGGTAGATTTAATCCAATTTTATCCAATTTCTCTCTGAGGGACCTTCCGCCATTCTTAGACTTGGCTCTGTGACAAGACAGTAAAAATAGGTTGCATGAATAGGCTAATTTATAAAATGGCATGTTCAATATTTATTCAACCCTCAATTGGACACACTATCTGATCCAAAAAGCGTTGAATGAATATTATTTAATCAAAGAGATAACTATCTATTTGGCATCGTGTTTCTTTCATGTGCTTCTGTAACTATATATCGGTGTCTATAGGCCAGTTTGCGTGTCAATATGTCAACTCACTGAAACGgctttattttagtaaatacacAATATACAGCCAAAATACTGGCTTTGCGTCTAGCTTAGAATCAATAGACCGAACATTACAGTAGTTTACTTTTggtgtaggcctatgtgatgTGCTGAAACATGTGTTACAGGGTTGAGGGTAAGGCCAACAGTCCTACATTCATTTGTGGGCTACATTGCGAGAAAACAAATTCAGTGTGTGCGTAAAGTTAATATGGAATTTAACAGTCTGCCGTTCGGGCTGTTTTAAATGCAGGAGGTGTCACGCTTGGTCGATTTTAATTATTCGTGGGATAAAAAATGAGGAGAGACATTAAAGTCCGGCTCACCTTCTCAGCACCCCGCCCAGCAGTGACGCGTTGAGGCACTCAGGCGGCGAAAGTCGTCTCTGCACTTCCGCCACCGTGACCTTATACTTTGATGTGGAGCTAAGCAGAGACAATCGACCCGGAACAGAGCAGAACACTTCGTTGGGGTTTACCACACCGCCAAAAAGACCGTCCTTATTTATCCCAATGGTGGAGACATTGTTGTTCTTGGATAAAGAAACTGGACCTATGGAAAACAAAGACCAAGTTCAGTGAATCTCATTCAATGTAGACCCTTAACCATATGATATTAATATCAAACGGAGTGTGGGTGTAGAGGTTTACACAAAATTCTAACATTGCGTATAGGGTAGGCTAAGACAGGCCAAATCATAATGATAATATTAACACGAATCATAacatattatataaacaggcctaataataatatgaataataatatATGTATTGTTTTCTTGTTGGTGTTATTAGGTCTCTGCACAAAGGGCTAACCATTGCTAAAAACAATTTTATCGTATTTTAAGGCTTTGGTATAGGCCTATAGACCCTATATTTGTTTAGGGCTGGCTATATATTACAT
Encoded proteins:
- the LOC115187223 gene encoding transcription factor AP-2-alpha isoform X1, whose protein sequence is MRLHDMQATISGQIEKKITSIFGKMGDWQDRHDGTSNGTARLPQLGGVGQSPYSAPPLSHTPNSDFQPPYFPPPYQPIYSQSQDPYSHVNDPYSLNSLHAQPQPQHPGWPGQRQSQESSLLHQHRGLPHQLCREYRREVLLPSGHGLDTGLSDSIPIHGIHHSLEDVQVIQHYLHIEDQGIHIPDQTVIKKGPVSLSKNNNVSTIGINKDGLFGGVVNPNEVFCSVPGRLSLLSSTSKYKVTVAEVQRRLSPPECLNASLLGGVLRRAKSKNGGRSLREKLDKIGLNLPAGRRKAANVTLLTSLVEGEAVHLARDFGYVCETEFPAKAVAEYTNRQHSDPNEHVQRKNMLLATKQICKEFTDLLSQDRTPLGNSRPQPILEPGIQSCLTHFSLISHGFGTPAMCAALTALQNYLTEAIKAMDKMYLNNNSHSDSGTKGGDKDEKHRK
- the LOC115187223 gene encoding transcription factor AP-2-alpha isoform X2; the encoded protein is MRLHDMQATISGQIEKKITSIFGKMGDWQDRHDGTSNGTARLPQLGGVGQSPYSAPPLSHTPNSDFQPPYFPPPYQPIYSQSQDPYSHVNDPYSLNSLHAQPQPQHPGWPGQRQSQESSLLHQHRGLPHQLCREYRREVLLPSGHGLDTGLSDSIPIHGIHHSLEDVQHIEDQGIHIPDQTVIKKGPVSLSKNNNVSTIGINKDGLFGGVVNPNEVFCSVPGRLSLLSSTSKYKVTVAEVQRRLSPPECLNASLLGGVLRRAKSKNGGRSLREKLDKIGLNLPAGRRKAANVTLLTSLVEGEAVHLARDFGYVCETEFPAKAVAEYTNRQHSDPNEHVQRKNMLLATKQICKEFTDLLSQDRTPLGNSRPQPILEPGIQSCLTHFSLISHGFGTPAMCAALTALQNYLTEAIKAMDKMYLNNNSHSDSGTKGGDKDEKHRK
- the LOC115187223 gene encoding transcription factor AP-2-alpha isoform X3: MKMLWKLTDNIKYEDYEDRHDGTSNGTARLPQLGGVGQSPYSAPPLSHTPNSDFQPPYFPPPYQPIYSQSQDPYSHVNDPYSLNSLHAQPQPQHPGWPGQRQSQESSLLHQHRGLPHQLCREYRREVLLPSGHGLDTGLSDSIPIHGIHHSLEDVQVIQHYLHIEDQGIHIPDQTVIKKGPVSLSKNNNVSTIGINKDGLFGGVVNPNEVFCSVPGRLSLLSSTSKYKVTVAEVQRRLSPPECLNASLLGGVLRRAKSKNGGRSLREKLDKIGLNLPAGRRKAANVTLLTSLVEGEAVHLARDFGYVCETEFPAKAVAEYTNRQHSDPNEHVQRKNMLLATKQICKEFTDLLSQDRTPLGNSRPQPILEPGIQSCLTHFSLISHGFGTPAMCAALTALQNYLTEAIKAMDKMYLNNNSHSDSGTKGGDKDEKHRK
- the LOC115187223 gene encoding transcription factor AP-2-alpha isoform X5, producing MKMLWKLTDNIKYEDYEDRHDGTSNGTARLPQLGGVGQSPYSAPPLSHTPNSDFQPPYFPPPYQPIYSQSQDPYSHVNDPYSLNSLHAQPQPQHPGWPGQRQSQESSLLHQHRGLPHQLCREYRREVLLPSGHGLDTGLSDSIPIHGIHHSLEDVQHIEDQGIHIPDQTVIKKGPVSLSKNNNVSTIGINKDGLFGGVVNPNEVFCSVPGRLSLLSSTSKYKVTVAEVQRRLSPPECLNASLLGGVLRRAKSKNGGRSLREKLDKIGLNLPAGRRKAANVTLLTSLVEGEAVHLARDFGYVCETEFPAKAVAEYTNRQHSDPNEHVQRKNMLLATKQICKEFTDLLSQDRTPLGNSRPQPILEPGIQSCLTHFSLISHGFGTPAMCAALTALQNYLTEAIKAMDKMYLNNNSHSDSGTKGGDKDEKHRK
- the LOC115187223 gene encoding transcription factor AP-2-alpha isoform X4, whose product is MPSAFAGFSHESEDRHDGTSNGTARLPQLGGVGQSPYSAPPLSHTPNSDFQPPYFPPPYQPIYSQSQDPYSHVNDPYSLNSLHAQPQPQHPGWPGQRQSQESSLLHQHRGLPHQLCREYRREVLLPSGHGLDTGLSDSIPIHGIHHSLEDVQVIQHYLHIEDQGIHIPDQTVIKKGPVSLSKNNNVSTIGINKDGLFGGVVNPNEVFCSVPGRLSLLSSTSKYKVTVAEVQRRLSPPECLNASLLGGVLRRAKSKNGGRSLREKLDKIGLNLPAGRRKAANVTLLTSLVEGEAVHLARDFGYVCETEFPAKAVAEYTNRQHSDPNEHVQRKNMLLATKQICKEFTDLLSQDRTPLGNSRPQPILEPGIQSCLTHFSLISHGFGTPAMCAALTALQNYLTEAIKAMDKMYLNNNSHSDSGTKGGDKDEKHRK
- the LOC115187223 gene encoding transcription factor AP-2-alpha isoform X7; the protein is MLVHSFSAMDRHDGTSNGTARLPQLGGVGQSPYSAPPLSHTPNSDFQPPYFPPPYQPIYSQSQDPYSHVNDPYSLNSLHAQPQPQHPGWPGQRQSQESSLLHQHRGLPHQLCREYRREVLLPSGHGLDTGLSDSIPIHGIHHSLEDVQHIEDQGIHIPDQTVIKKGPVSLSKNNNVSTIGINKDGLFGGVVNPNEVFCSVPGRLSLLSSTSKYKVTVAEVQRRLSPPECLNASLLGGVLRRAKSKNGGRSLREKLDKIGLNLPAGRRKAANVTLLTSLVEGEAVHLARDFGYVCETEFPAKAVAEYTNRQHSDPNEHVQRKNMLLATKQICKEFTDLLSQDRTPLGNSRPQPILEPGIQSCLTHFSLISHGFGTPAMCAALTALQNYLTEAIKAMDKMYLNNNSHSDSGTKGGDKDEKHRK
- the LOC115187223 gene encoding transcription factor AP-2-alpha isoform X6, whose protein sequence is MLVHSFSAMDRHDGTSNGTARLPQLGGVGQSPYSAPPLSHTPNSDFQPPYFPPPYQPIYSQSQDPYSHVNDPYSLNSLHAQPQPQHPGWPGQRQSQESSLLHQHRGLPHQLCREYRREVLLPSGHGLDTGLSDSIPIHGIHHSLEDVQVIQHYLHIEDQGIHIPDQTVIKKGPVSLSKNNNVSTIGINKDGLFGGVVNPNEVFCSVPGRLSLLSSTSKYKVTVAEVQRRLSPPECLNASLLGGVLRRAKSKNGGRSLREKLDKIGLNLPAGRRKAANVTLLTSLVEGEAVHLARDFGYVCETEFPAKAVAEYTNRQHSDPNEHVQRKNMLLATKQICKEFTDLLSQDRTPLGNSRPQPILEPGIQSCLTHFSLISHGFGTPAMCAALTALQNYLTEAIKAMDKMYLNNNSHSDSGTKGGDKDEKHRK